TTGTGGTTCGTCACTTGCCAGTAAAGTGGCGACTTTGAGTAAGTTGTCTAATTCACGGATGTTGCCTGGCCAAGAATAGGCGCACAATAAACTCATTAGGTGCGGGCAAATAGACTGCTCAGCTTCGGCGTATTTACGATGAATATGCTCGATTAAAGCATGCTTATCTTGTCGCTGCTGCAAGCTTGGCAAGGTAAAGGCCAAGCCATTGAGTCTGTAATACAGGTCTTGCCTAAACTCACCGGTTGCGACTAACTGCTCGAGGTTTTTGTGAGTTGCAGCGATGATCTGGCAATCGACTTGATAGCTTTGATTGGAACCAACTGGCACCACGGATTTGTCTTGCAGAACATGCAGTAGTCGGCACTGAGCCTCTAACGGCATATCAGCTATTTCATCCAAGAATAAGATCCCTTTGTCTGCTTGACGGATCTTCCCTTGAAAACCTTGTTTGTTTGCGCCAGTAAAAGCCCCCGGCGCGTAACCAAACAGTTCAGATTCGATAAGATCTTTAGGCAGCGCACCACAATTTACCGCTACTAGGGGCGATGATTTACGCTGGCTTTGCTTGTGTAACGCCTTAACAAACTCACCCTTGCCGACACCTGTTTCACCAAGAATTAATAGGCTAATGCCTTTGTCGATAACCTTATTGGCCTGCTGCCAAGCGTGTTCTATCTGTTGTTCACCATGGTGTAAATCACACGATGCGGAAATAGAGCGTGTGCGCTTGGCTGTTGGGCGCTTTAGATGCTGTTTTTCAAACACAAAGGGTGCATCTATTGAAGTTCGGTTGAAGAGGGTATCGATACGCTCACCGACGATCGAGGTTTGATCCAACAGTTGAGAGGCTACCTGATTGTGCGCGACCACCTCTCCAGCTTCGTTGGCTATTACAATCCCTTGCCAACCGCTGTGCAGTAGCGATTTATCGCACGCGAGATCAATACGAGTCGTGCCTTGTGGGATATGGCTCAATAGCTGGTTCTCAATAAGCTGAACCATATTTTGAACAAGTAGCTGTACCGAACTGTCGTGTTGTTGCTGCTCACTGGTAATGTCCAATACGCCAACCATGTTTCCTTGGTGATCAAATACTGGGCTCGCTGAACAGCTGATAAACCGATGCTGGTGGATGAAGTGTTGCTCACCAATGATGGTCACGGGTTTGGCTTCCACAATCGCCGTTCCAATGGCGTTGGTCCCTTTGAGTTGTTCCTGCCAACACGCACCAGAGCTGAGTGCAATCGAAGTCAGTTTTTCCTTAAACCGCTCTTGTCCCCAACTAGCCAGAATCACCCCTTCAATGTCGGTCAAGATCAAACGACTGTCGGTACGTGCAAACATCTGGTTGAACAGAGGCAGTGCATTGCGCTCGACGATTTGAATCAAGCTCGATGACTGATGACGCCTTTGCTTAAGAATCGACTGTGGTAGGCGAATATCTTCGGGAAGACGTCTCTGTTTTAGCCCCGCTTCTGTGCTGCGGTGCCAAGAAGATGAAAGCCAATCTGAGGTGTTTGCTTGTGGAAGGTGCATGACTGTTCCATGTCGTAACAGTGAGAGTGTACCAAATTGGAACAGTTGAACATTGGATTGGTTTCCATACGGCTGCTCAATGCCAACTCACTTTGGGTTGTAAATGTTTGGTAATCATAGTTTTACAATTTATTAACAACAAGTTTTGAGGTTGTGGCGTGTGATTTGCGTTGTTCTTGTTGTGAAGAAAGCATGAAGTATCAGTGTTTTAAACAGAAAGCATAAACATGGCAGTCTTGTTATGAGTTCTTTTCTCAGGATGAGTCGCCAAAAAATAAGACAGCTCTCACTTAATAACGAACAACAAATCTAAGAAGGATCGAACTATGATTTACGCACAGCCGGGTAGTGACAACGCAGTGGTGAACTTTAAAGCTCAATACGATAACTTTATCGGGGGTGAGTGGGTGAAGCCTGTCAGCGGCGAGTATTTTGATAACACTTCCCCAGTGAATGGTCAGGTGTATTGCCAAGTGGCGCGCTCAACTGAAGCAGACATTAGCTTGGCGCTCGATGCGGCACATGCAGCTCGTGCAAGTTGGGCGGCGACCAGTGTTGCTGAACGTTCTAACATCCTACTTAAAATTGCCGACCGAATTGAAGCAAATCTAGAAGAGATCGCCGTTGCTGAGACATGGGAAAATGGCAAACCAGTTCGTGAAACTCTGGCAGCAGATATCCCGTTAGTTGTCGATCACTTCCGTTACTTTGCGGGTTGTATTCGAGCGCAAGAGGGCAGTGCAGCCGAGCTCGATTCAAACACTGCAAGCTACCATTTCCCAGAACCAATTGGCGTTGTCGGTCAGATCATTCCTTGGAACTTCCCGATTCTAATGGCAGCTTGGAAACTGGCACCTGCACTGGCGGCTGGTTGTTGTGTGGTGATGAAGCCTGCCGAGCAAACACCAACGTCTATTTTGGTTATGATGGAGAAGATCGCCGACCTTCTGCCGGCTGGTGTAGTCAACATCGTTAATGGTTTCGGTAGTGAAGCGGGGCAAGCCCTAGCGACAAGTGACCGTATTGCTAAGTTAGCATTTACAGGCTCAACTGAGGTCGGTCACCATATTCTAAAATGTGCGGCTGAAAGCTTGATTCCATCAACGGTAGAGTTGGGTGGTAAGTCTCCAAACATCTACTTCCCGGATATTTTTGATCATGAAGACGAGTACCTAGATAAGTGTGTTGAAGGTATGCTGCTGGCGTTCTTTAACCAAGGTGAGGTGTGTACTTGTCCTTCTCGTGTGTTGATTCATGAATCGGTCTACGACAAGTTCATTGCGAAAGTGGTCGAGCGTGCTCAAACCATCAAACAAGGTAACCCACTAGATACCGATACCCAGGTTGGCGCACAAGCCTCTCAAGAGCAGTTCGATAAGATTCTTAGCTATTTAGAGATTGGTCGCCAAGAGGGTGCGAAAGTCCTGACTGGTGGCGAAATCGCGCAGCAGCCAGACGATCTTGGTAGCGGCTATTACATTCAACCGACCATGCTGGAAGGCAACAACAAGATGCGTGTCTTCCAAGAAGAGATCTTTGGCCCAGTTATCGCGGTCACTACCTTTAAAGATGAAGCTGAAGCGCTAGAGATTGCCAACGATACCGAATATGGTTTGGGTGCAGGTGTATGGACGCGTGATGCAAACCTTGCTTACCGCATGGGTCGAAACATTGAAGCGGGCCGTATTTGGGTGAACTGCTACCACGCTTACCCAGCACACGCTGCGTTTGGTGGTTACAAGAAATCAGGGATTGGCCGTGAGACACATAAGATGATGCTCGATCACTACCAAAACACTAAGAACCTGCTGATCAGCTACGATATTAATTCGCTTGGCTTTTTCTGATTAAGCAAAAATGTACTCAGGGGACTATTTGGACTCAATACAAAGCGCCGTATCAACGGCGCTTTTTTCCATTTTATTACCCCGTTCCTTAATGCTCTGACTCACTTTTTTGCAGTGTAATCGAGTCGAGTTCACCTAAATGTTTTACAAACAATTCGAGCAGTTTGGGCTGTCTAGGGTGGTATGCACTCAGTAGTACCATCTTCCGGTTGTATTTCTTGTTGGTTATTGGTGTGATGGTGATGTGTTCATCAAAGAGTTCCAAGCCAGGCCAGACTGGAACAATTGATACTCCAACCTCTTCCACCACCAGTTGAGCAATCGCCTCAAGGGAATCCAGGTCAAAAATGGTATTTTTAGTCATCCCCGTGTCGTTCATGAATCGTTCCGACATCTGCCCGCCCCAACAGGTAGGGTCATATCTAATATAAGCGTTGTTATCGAGTATACTTGCAATAGAGCCTTGAATCGTTTTGTTATGAATTAACGCAAGAGGCTCATTTCTCAGTTCTCTACATTGCAATGTTTTTGGAATGACAGAGGGAGGGGCAACGATAATCGCTGCATCAAGGTCGCCATTGATAAGGCTCCGATTTAAATCGATAGAATTCCCAGGAATGATATGAAATTTTGCCTGTGGCGCAACTTCCCGAATGGACTTGAGAGTCGATGGGATAAACGCGGTTAATGACGTTGAGTTAGCCCCTACTCTTAACGTGCCATCTAATCCCGACCCTTGTGCAACTTCAATAAGATCACGAGTCTCCCTGATAATCGATTTTGCTTTGGGGACAACCGCCAAACAGGCATATGTGGCCTGAACAGTGCTTCCAGCTCGTCTAAACAGCTTACAATTAAACTCGCCCTCTAATGCTTGAATCCTTTGACTGATGGCTGCCGGTGTTATGCCTTGGGCACGGGCTGCAGCGGCTATTGACCCTTCCTCTACGACTGCGACAAGGCTTTCAAGAAATCGAGTGTCCATAGGTTTCCTTACGAATGAATATATAAAAACTTAGTTTTTCTATTTTTATGTGGTGAGTAAACTAGCTACAACGACGACTTAAGTCTAGAGTCGATGTAACTTTAAAAGGGATCTTAAATGAATTTTGATTTGTGGTTTGCGTTTTTGATGGCGTGCATTGTTTTAGCTGTTTCTCCTGGTGCAGGGGCCGTGAATATGATGTCAATAACAATGAAATACGGCTTTCGTCGAAGCTTGATTTCAAACATTGGGTTACAAGTTGGGAATATGTTCAATATTGCGATAGTTGGTGTTGGACTTGGTGCTGTTCTTGCCCAATCAGAGGTTGCGTTTATTGCTATAAAGTGGGTCGGGGCATTCTACTTAATTTATTTAGGTATCAAGAAGTTTACCGAGACGGTGGATAATACAGACTACAAAGGACACCAGCAGAAAGTAAGTGGCTTGAAAATGTTTTGTCAGTCAGTGATTGTCAACGTTACCAATCCTAAAAGTATTGTTTTCCTTGTTGCTCTTTTGCCCCAGTTTATTGTGTCAAGCAGTCCCCATGTAGAGCAGATACTAGTGCTAGGCAGTACTTTACTTACCGTCGATATGCTTGTGATGTGTGCTTATGCATTATTAGCTAGTCGGTTGAGCGGATTGGTTAAGAATCGCCGTCATATGATTGTGCAAAACCGTATTTTCGGCAGTGTATTTATTGGTACAGGCAGTTTATTAGCGATGGCTGGACGAAGCTAATACGCGTTTGCTGGTTACAAGAAGTCAGGCATTGAGTGTGAGAGCCACAAGATGGTGCTCGAGCATTGGCAAAACGCCATGTTCTTATGAGCTTGGCGTTTTTAGTGTGTGCGAGATGTGCTAGCTAGGTTGAACGTGCTCGGACTTATTCTTCGGCGATAAAGCTGTTAGCGATTTGTGCTTCTTGCTTAATCATAAGTTGGTGCGCTGTCAGCATATGTTGCTGCATGATTTGTTTCGCTTTTACTGCATCACTTTTGCTCAGCGCTTGCACAAGGTCGCGTTGGCTTTGCACGCCAGTACGCCACAGTTTGTGGTTTCCTGGTTCGTAAAGCTTGTGATAAATCGTCAGCTCAGTGAGTATTTGCGCGGTAAAACGTACCACAAACTTTAATAGCTCATTATCTGAATAGCTCGCCAGTAAGCTGTGGAACTCTAGCGATGCGATGTGGTGTTCGCGTTCTTGATAAATATCTTCAGGCGGCGTTTGATACTTGTCGATTTGGTCGCTCAGTGCCTGCAATTGCGACTCATTTAGTCTCCCTGCGAGGGAAGCCGCAATCTCCGGCTCAAGCGACAAACGCATTTGGTATAAATCTGATATCGAAGTGTTCTTAAAAAACAGGTAGTTACTTAAGAGTGACTGCGCTTTGTTTTCGCTCATCTCACTCACGAACACACCGCCATTCGGGCCGGTTTTGGTCGACAAAATACCTTGCGCTTCCAAGATTCGCATACTTTCACGAACCGTTCCTTTTGAAGCGTCAAACTTCTCCATAACCTCAAGCTCGTTAGGTAAACGATCCCCAGGCTGAAGTGCTTGCTCGACGATCCAGTTCTTGATCGATTCTGCTAATTCTTGTGTTCTACGTCTCTTCGCGCTTTTTGCCACATTATCCTCGCTGGGGTGTTATCCGTACCTATTGAATTCTGACGGAATTCCTCTGAATGTCACCTGTTTTCTTGCCCTAAAAACCCCGGAAAAATCGGAGTGTTGAGTTATGAAACACTCCGATTATTGATCGAATCTTAGTCACAAAATATCTATTTATCATGATAAATAGCTTTTATTTGATATTTATCATGATAAATTGCCTGGGTGTACATGATCAGAATGGAATGATTTTAGATGGGTAAATTCGAAGAAACCGCCAGCTTAACGTGGGAATGGCTAGAGTCTATTGCTCAATGCAGCCAAACATCCGATCCCGATAAAGAAGGGGTTACGCGTTTATGTGCGTCTAAAGAGCATGAAGAGGCAAACCGAAAGCTGCATGACTGGATGACAATGTCTGGTATGGAAGTTCGAATGGACAACGCGGCGAACTTAATTGGTCGTTACCCAAGTACTAACCCAGATGCTAAGACACTGATCTTTGGCTCACACCAAGATACGGTGCCTAATGGGGGTAAATATGATGGGATCCTTGGCGTAATACTGCCAATCGCACTGGTTAATTACTTTCACAACAACCAGTTAGAGTTCCCGTTTCATATTGATGTGATTGCTTTTAGTGACGAAGAGGGCACGCGCTTTCAATCGACATTATTAGGCTCAAAAGCGATTTCAGGCATCTTCGACCCTGCGATGTTGACAGCTGAAGACGCAAACGGCGTAAGCATGCGAGATGCTTTGGTGTCTTTTGGTTGTAACCCAGACCTCATTAGTGAAGACGCTTATGAGAAAGACAATGTGCTTGGCTTTGTTGAACTGCACATTGAGCAAGGTCCGCAGTTAGAGCAAGCCAACCTGCCTGTAGGGGTAGTGACGGCAATGACTGGGATTGAGCGCCATACCTTGTCGATCATTGGCAAAGCGAGCCATGCGGGCACAGTACCGATGAACCTACGCCAAGATGCGTTGGTAGGTGCAGCTCAAGTGATTCACATGTTTGATCAGCTTTGTAAGCGAGAAGAAGACCTAGTCGGTGTTGTAGGCAAAATTGCTAACTATCCGAATGGCGTCAACGTTATCCCTCAACAAACAGACATTACCATTGAGCTTCGTTCACCCAATGACGCTTCTCGTGTTAAAGCGCGAGAGGAGATGTTGGCAGATATCGATAGCCTAATGAATCAATACAACTTGGCTTACCGTCATGAACAAACTTATGAGCAATCAGCCGTGACTTGTGCTGATTCTTTATCGTCAGTTTTAAGTAACGCGGTAAGTTTGTCGGGTATTACACCGAAACACCTATACAGCGGTGCAGGTCATGACGGCTTGGCTGTGAGTAAGCTTACCGATATTGCGATGCTGTTTATGCGTTGTACTGATGGCATTAGCCACCACCCAGACGAAGCCATTCTTCAACAAGATTTGGTTGCTGCAGTCGAAGTGTTAAACCACTTCTGTCTATTGATGAAAGCAGAGCAAAAATAAACGATTCGAGATTTTGGTAGCAGTCTTTAACGGTATCTGAACAAAGTTCGGGTTATCGCCTGCTACAAATACTACAGAGCGCAGCTCTCAGGCGCTCCCTATACTAAGGAGAGATTTGGTTATGGATATGACAGAGAAAATGGAAACAGCAGAGAAGAGGGCGTGGTATAAAAACGTACCAGACCCGATGGTTCTTATCTTTTTTATACTGGTAGCCACTTACCTTCTTACTTTTATCGTGC
The window above is part of the Vibrio chagasii genome. Proteins encoded here:
- a CDS encoding sigma-54-dependent Fis family transcriptional regulator, translated to MHLPQANTSDWLSSSWHRSTEAGLKQRRLPEDIRLPQSILKQRRHQSSSLIQIVERNALPLFNQMFARTDSRLILTDIEGVILASWGQERFKEKLTSIALSSGACWQEQLKGTNAIGTAIVEAKPVTIIGEQHFIHQHRFISCSASPVFDHQGNMVGVLDITSEQQQHDSSVQLLVQNMVQLIENQLLSHIPQGTTRIDLACDKSLLHSGWQGIVIANEAGEVVAHNQVASQLLDQTSIVGERIDTLFNRTSIDAPFVFEKQHLKRPTAKRTRSISASCDLHHGEQQIEHAWQQANKVIDKGISLLILGETGVGKGEFVKALHKQSQRKSSPLVAVNCGALPKDLIESELFGYAPGAFTGANKQGFQGKIRQADKGILFLDEIADMPLEAQCRLLHVLQDKSVVPVGSNQSYQVDCQIIAATHKNLEQLVATGEFRQDLYYRLNGLAFTLPSLQQRQDKHALIEHIHRKYAEAEQSICPHLMSLLCAYSWPGNIRELDNLLKVATLLASDEPQLALEHVPGHLAQHLTSLAQDSHHQVTASRIIEDKPNADLRSTVEETLLQTYQANQGNISKTSRILGISRNTIYRKLKNLGIL
- a CDS encoding aldehyde dehydrogenase, producing the protein MIYAQPGSDNAVVNFKAQYDNFIGGEWVKPVSGEYFDNTSPVNGQVYCQVARSTEADISLALDAAHAARASWAATSVAERSNILLKIADRIEANLEEIAVAETWENGKPVRETLAADIPLVVDHFRYFAGCIRAQEGSAAELDSNTASYHFPEPIGVVGQIIPWNFPILMAAWKLAPALAAGCCVVMKPAEQTPTSILVMMEKIADLLPAGVVNIVNGFGSEAGQALATSDRIAKLAFTGSTEVGHHILKCAAESLIPSTVELGGKSPNIYFPDIFDHEDEYLDKCVEGMLLAFFNQGEVCTCPSRVLIHESVYDKFIAKVVERAQTIKQGNPLDTDTQVGAQASQEQFDKILSYLEIGRQEGAKVLTGGEIAQQPDDLGSGYYIQPTMLEGNNKMRVFQEEIFGPVIAVTTFKDEAEALEIANDTEYGLGAGVWTRDANLAYRMGRNIEAGRIWVNCYHAYPAHAAFGGYKKSGIGRETHKMMLDHYQNTKNLLISYDINSLGFF
- a CDS encoding LysR family transcriptional regulator, producing MDTRFLESLVAVVEEGSIAAAARAQGITPAAISQRIQALEGEFNCKLFRRAGSTVQATYACLAVVPKAKSIIRETRDLIEVAQGSGLDGTLRVGANSTSLTAFIPSTLKSIREVAPQAKFHIIPGNSIDLNRSLINGDLDAAIIVAPPSVIPKTLQCRELRNEPLALIHNKTIQGSIASILDNNAYIRYDPTCWGGQMSERFMNDTGMTKNTIFDLDSLEAIAQLVVEEVGVSIVPVWPGLELFDEHITITPITNKKYNRKMVLLSAYHPRQPKLLELFVKHLGELDSITLQKSESEH
- the rhtB gene encoding homoserine/homoserine lactone efflux protein; translation: MNFDLWFAFLMACIVLAVSPGAGAVNMMSITMKYGFRRSLISNIGLQVGNMFNIAIVGVGLGAVLAQSEVAFIAIKWVGAFYLIYLGIKKFTETVDNTDYKGHQQKVSGLKMFCQSVIVNVTNPKSIVFLVALLPQFIVSSSPHVEQILVLGSTLLTVDMLVMCAYALLASRLSGLVKNRRHMIVQNRIFGSVFIGTGSLLAMAGRS
- a CDS encoding FCD domain-containing protein, with amino-acid sequence MAKSAKRRRTQELAESIKNWIVEQALQPGDRLPNELEVMEKFDASKGTVRESMRILEAQGILSTKTGPNGGVFVSEMSENKAQSLLSNYLFFKNTSISDLYQMRLSLEPEIAASLAGRLNESQLQALSDQIDKYQTPPEDIYQEREHHIASLEFHSLLASYSDNELLKFVVRFTAQILTELTIYHKLYEPGNHKLWRTGVQSQRDLVQALSKSDAVKAKQIMQQHMLTAHQLMIKQEAQIANSFIAEE
- a CDS encoding allantoate amidohydrolase, translating into MGKFEETASLTWEWLESIAQCSQTSDPDKEGVTRLCASKEHEEANRKLHDWMTMSGMEVRMDNAANLIGRYPSTNPDAKTLIFGSHQDTVPNGGKYDGILGVILPIALVNYFHNNQLEFPFHIDVIAFSDEEGTRFQSTLLGSKAISGIFDPAMLTAEDANGVSMRDALVSFGCNPDLISEDAYEKDNVLGFVELHIEQGPQLEQANLPVGVVTAMTGIERHTLSIIGKASHAGTVPMNLRQDALVGAAQVIHMFDQLCKREEDLVGVVGKIANYPNGVNVIPQQTDITIELRSPNDASRVKAREEMLADIDSLMNQYNLAYRHEQTYEQSAVTCADSLSSVLSNAVSLSGITPKHLYSGAGHDGLAVSKLTDIAMLFMRCTDGISHHPDEAILQQDLVAAVEVLNHFCLLMKAEQK